The bacterium genome window below encodes:
- a CDS encoding amidohydrolase family protein, whose amino-acid sequence MTSLVIRNAELLDCTGADPLAGMDVAVSGSSISGVGPGVGSSPDQVIDATGLTLMPGLTDAHVHMGLVSSAGDVGDLPWIDYVFTVRRVIENTLQEGFTTVRDAGGLDPRWARLVEQGVIDGPRILPSGSVLSQTGGHGDLRHAHHHAHPQGSIPGLSATPEVVDGPDQVRKAAREQLRKGATQVKVFSSGGVLSPTDPFDSLQFSYEELRAAVEAAADWHTYVLAHCHTSDAIRRALSAGIRSIEHASILDEDAAQRIVDSDAFAVVTLAVKYDLLENPEQAGLTSSQLSKLQAVESEVGRSIEIMGETGVRVGSGSDIVGPLQDRRGRELPNKARFMGAAEAITTATTTNARIFYMEDRIGTVEVGKEADLILVDGQPLDEIGALADPDRIVAVIKGGRVYKDTQGRCSST is encoded by the coding sequence ATGACCAGTCTCGTGATCCGCAACGCCGAATTGCTGGACTGCACCGGCGCCGACCCGCTGGCGGGCATGGACGTGGCCGTGTCGGGGTCGTCGATCAGCGGGGTCGGACCCGGCGTGGGAAGTTCCCCGGACCAAGTGATCGACGCGACCGGACTGACCCTGATGCCGGGTTTGACCGATGCCCATGTCCATATGGGCCTGGTGTCGTCGGCGGGCGATGTGGGTGACCTGCCCTGGATCGACTACGTGTTCACCGTGCGGAGGGTGATCGAGAACACCCTCCAGGAGGGGTTTACCACCGTCCGGGACGCGGGGGGTCTGGACCCGCGCTGGGCTCGACTGGTCGAACAGGGTGTGATAGACGGGCCGCGCATCCTCCCGTCGGGATCGGTGCTTTCCCAGACCGGCGGCCACGGGGACCTGAGACATGCCCACCACCACGCCCACCCCCAGGGCAGTATCCCGGGACTGTCGGCCACCCCCGAGGTGGTGGACGGCCCCGACCAGGTACGCAAAGCGGCCCGTGAACAGCTTCGCAAGGGTGCCACCCAGGTGAAGGTGTTCAGCTCCGGTGGGGTTCTGTCGCCGACCGATCCCTTCGACAGCCTCCAGTTCAGCTACGAGGAGCTGCGCGCCGCGGTGGAGGCGGCCGCCGACTGGCACACCTACGTACTGGCCCACTGCCACACCTCTGATGCCATCCGCCGGGCCCTCTCGGCCGGGATCCGCTCCATCGAGCACGCCAGCATCCTGGATGAGGATGCCGCCCAGCGGATCGTGGACTCCGACGCCTTTGCGGTGGTCACTTTGGCGGTCAAGTACGACCTGCTGGAGAATCCGGAGCAAGCCGGCCTCACCTCGTCCCAACTCTCCAAGCTGCAGGCGGTGGAGTCGGAGGTAGGCAGGAGCATCGAGATCATGGGAGAAACCGGGGTCAGGGTCGGTTCGGGATCCGACATCGTCGGTCCTCTCCAGGACAGGCGTGGTCGGGAGTTACCCAACAAGGCCCGGTTCATGGGCGCGGCGGAAGCCATCACCACCGCAACCACGACCAACGCCCGGATCTTCTACATGGAGGACCGGATCGGCACTGTCGAAGTGGGCAAGGAGGCGGACCTGATCCTGGTGGACGGCCAACCGCTCGACGAGATCGGAGCGCTCGCCGACCCCGACCGGATCGTGGCGGTCATCAAGGGAGGCCGTGTCTACAAGGACACCCAGGGCCGCTGCTCGTCCACCTAG
- a CDS encoding FAD-dependent oxidoreductase: MSFENLLRPGYINRMHMRNRIIVGPMEKSLANLDGSLNERYIAYARRRAMGGAALIQLESTYVSPEGRGNPYQVGCHGDHVIPALTRMAAEIHAHGAKLAMELHHGGRQASVAAHHRQPIAPSAIPSSMMDPGTVPREMTAADIRRVIGDFARAAERCLAAGVDMIHLHGAHGYLLGQFLSPQSNRRTDGYGGSLANRARFPLEVLAAVRQVVGPAYPVGYRISAAEYVEGGLEADESARFAVMLADAGIDLIDVAGGTYESMSMIFQGPESPKGGFIEEAATIRRAVGGRVPVSVAQRMNDPVFADRVMEREGFEYVTLARAFHADPDYVRRLSEGRPDRILPCIGCNTCVNLTVARIPTGCAANPASAFELSRDSYRPSPGRVRVMVAGGGVAGMHAARFLGLRGHEVLLCEATERLGGQLHYLRRALPEYGTLADWLARELDELGVRVETGRRVGVSEISEADPDAVVVATGARGGYLWAGTQEPTVPIFDVLSALERPPDEWEQDVAVIGGDFVACRVAQHLRRSGAGIHIIEAGASLAADGAFTGLLAEIELEADQGVTIHREATAESITGDGVVIQSRGRENRLHVGSVVIGGRRPTSELSDELSRSGLAAGIYTIGDAVRPRDLYAAGQEAAEVAERIDLAGHARALRSSLAGPTTPG, translated from the coding sequence ATGAGCTTCGAGAACCTGCTGCGTCCCGGCTACATCAACCGGATGCACATGCGAAACCGGATCATCGTCGGCCCCATGGAGAAGTCGCTGGCCAACCTCGACGGGTCGCTGAACGAGCGCTACATCGCCTACGCGCGGCGGCGTGCGATGGGCGGGGCGGCGCTGATCCAGCTCGAGTCGACCTACGTGTCGCCGGAGGGTCGGGGAAACCCGTACCAGGTGGGTTGCCACGGGGACCACGTCATCCCGGCCCTCACCCGGATGGCCGCAGAGATCCACGCGCACGGCGCCAAGCTGGCCATGGAACTGCACCACGGAGGCCGCCAAGCCTCGGTCGCCGCCCACCACCGCCAACCCATCGCGCCGTCTGCGATCCCATCCTCCATGATGGATCCGGGGACGGTTCCCCGCGAGATGACGGCGGCCGACATCCGCCGGGTGATCGGGGACTTCGCCAGGGCCGCCGAGCGATGCCTGGCGGCGGGTGTCGACATGATCCACCTCCACGGCGCGCACGGCTACCTGCTCGGCCAGTTCCTGTCGCCGCAGTCGAACCGTCGTACCGACGGCTACGGAGGGTCCCTGGCCAACCGGGCCCGCTTCCCCCTGGAGGTTCTCGCCGCGGTCCGGCAGGTGGTCGGTCCCGCTTATCCGGTCGGCTACCGGATATCGGCGGCCGAGTACGTGGAGGGTGGCCTGGAGGCGGACGAGTCGGCCCGTTTCGCGGTCATGCTCGCCGATGCCGGGATCGACTTGATCGACGTGGCCGGAGGCACCTACGAGTCGATGTCGATGATCTTCCAGGGACCGGAGTCGCCCAAGGGCGGCTTCATCGAGGAGGCCGCGACGATCCGCCGGGCGGTGGGCGGCCGGGTCCCGGTGAGCGTGGCGCAGCGCATGAACGATCCGGTGTTCGCGGACCGGGTGATGGAGCGGGAGGGTTTCGAGTATGTCACGCTGGCTCGCGCCTTCCACGCCGACCCCGACTACGTGCGCAGGCTGTCTGAAGGACGACCCGACCGGATACTGCCCTGCATAGGGTGCAATACCTGCGTCAACCTGACGGTGGCCCGTATCCCGACCGGCTGCGCCGCCAACCCCGCCAGCGCCTTCGAGCTCTCCCGGGACAGCTACCGACCATCACCGGGGCGGGTGCGCGTCATGGTCGCCGGCGGCGGGGTGGCGGGCATGCACGCCGCCCGGTTCCTCGGCCTCCGCGGCCACGAGGTCCTGCTTTGCGAGGCGACCGAGCGGCTGGGTGGCCAGCTGCACTACCTGCGCCGCGCCCTGCCCGAGTACGGGACCCTGGCCGACTGGCTGGCCCGCGAGCTCGACGAGCTCGGGGTGAGAGTCGAGACCGGCCGCCGGGTCGGGGTTTCCGAGATCTCCGAGGCCGATCCCGATGCGGTGGTGGTGGCGACCGGAGCGCGGGGAGGCTACCTGTGGGCCGGCACGCAGGAACCCACCGTCCCGATCTTCGATGTCCTCTCCGCGCTGGAACGGCCCCCGGACGAGTGGGAGCAGGACGTGGCCGTAATCGGCGGTGACTTCGTAGCCTGCCGGGTTGCGCAACACCTCCGCCGCTCCGGGGCCGGTATCCACATCATCGAAGCCGGAGCGTCCCTTGCCGCGGACGGCGCCTTCACCGGGTTGCTGGCCGAGATCGAACTGGAGGCGGACCAGGGGGTCACCATCCATCGTGAAGCCACCGCGGAGTCGATCACCGGCGATGGCGTGGTGATCCAGAGCCGCGGAAGAGAAAACCGGTTGCACGTGGGATCGGTCGTGATCGGCGGCCGGCGCCCCACCTCGGAGCTGTCGGACGAGCTGAGCCGGTCCGGGCTGGCGGCCGGCATCTACACCATCGGCGATGCGGTCCGGCCGCGAGACCTCTACGCCGCCGGCCAGGAAGCCGCCGAGGTAGCCGAACGCATCGACCTGGCCGGACACGCCAGAGCCCTGCGCTCCTCTCTAGCGGGTCCCACCACCCCCGGCTGA
- a CDS encoding Gfo/Idh/MocA family oxidoreductase, whose product MSLRFGLIGTGGGGHLFAGALAGRPGGARLVSVCSRNRQRATDFGAGYGVTEVHTDWRDLIRSDIDAVCVASPTGDHARMTIAAAAQGLHVLTEKPVAATVADADRMIEACHAAGVTLGCIYMYRFLETALRMKDAVAGGQIGRPLMAECTGLFYRDQPYYDSGEWRGKWASEGGGSLVTQTSHTLDLMLWMLGDVEEAIAFYSTSPLHRIEVEDITVGLLRFANGALATLLSTTAAVPPEPRTLTIRGTEGTVGMVDDRLSQWEVPGGPSPEIDELMNAGPVDRGDTLTQAGYADSSLHHLQMEDFVAAVAEGRPPLVDGREGRRTTAVMEALYESARRGRAIRPA is encoded by the coding sequence ATGAGCCTCCGCTTCGGCCTGATCGGTACCGGGGGAGGCGGCCATCTCTTCGCAGGCGCCCTGGCCGGACGCCCCGGCGGCGCCCGGCTCGTGTCGGTCTGCTCCCGCAACCGGCAGCGGGCCACCGACTTCGGCGCCGGATACGGGGTGACCGAGGTCCACACCGACTGGCGCGACCTGATCCGGTCGGACATCGACGCGGTGTGCGTGGCGTCGCCGACCGGCGACCACGCCCGGATGACCATCGCAGCGGCCGCCCAGGGTCTCCACGTCCTCACCGAGAAGCCCGTCGCGGCCACCGTGGCCGACGCCGACCGGATGATCGAGGCCTGCCACGCGGCCGGGGTGACCCTGGGCTGCATCTACATGTACCGCTTCCTGGAGACCGCCCTCCGGATGAAGGATGCGGTCGCCGGCGGTCAGATCGGGCGGCCTCTCATGGCGGAGTGCACCGGACTGTTCTACCGCGATCAGCCCTACTACGACTCGGGTGAATGGCGGGGTAAGTGGGCCTCCGAGGGAGGTGGTTCGCTGGTGACCCAGACCAGCCACACCCTGGACCTGATGCTGTGGATGCTGGGCGACGTGGAGGAGGCGATCGCCTTCTACAGCACCTCGCCCCTCCACCGCATCGAGGTGGAGGACATCACAGTGGGTTTGCTCCGGTTCGCCAACGGCGCGCTGGCCACCCTGCTGAGCACCACCGCCGCCGTGCCTCCCGAACCCCGGACCCTCACCATCCGCGGCACCGAGGGGACGGTGGGCATGGTCGATGACCGGCTGTCGCAATGGGAGGTGCCCGGGGGTCCTTCTCCCGAGATCGACGAGCTGATGAACGCCGGGCCGGTGGACCGTGGAGACACTCTTACCCAGGCCGGCTACGCCGACTCGAGCCTGCATCACCTCCAGATGGAGGACTTCGTGGCCGCGGTCGCCGAGGGCCGCCCGCCGCTGGTGGACGGGCGGGAGGGCCGCCGCACCACCGCGGTGATGGAAGCCCTCTACGAGTCGGCCCGCCGGGGCCGGGCGATCAGACCGGCCTGA
- a CDS encoding formylglycine-generating enzyme family protein gives MTAPPDRRQIRIPGGEFLMGSDHHYPEERPAREVRVDPFRIDAYPVTNRRFMEFVADTGYVTFAERPPDPSLYPGARPADLVPGSLVFGMTDGPVDLGDFRNWWAWTPGADWRRPLGPGSSLDGLDDHPVVHVAYPDAVAFARWAGMRLPSEAQWEYAARGGLEGAEFAWGDQDFQETMPRANTWQGRFPYENTELDGWTRTSPAGSYAPNGYGLYDMIGNVWEWTSTRYREGPPTAGSRCCGPPRSEQHTLIHKPDPFPSRTIKGGSHLCTIQYCFRYRPAARQPQTIDTSAGHIGFRCVSPA, from the coding sequence ATGACGGCGCCGCCCGATCGACGACAGATCCGGATCCCTGGCGGGGAGTTCCTGATGGGATCCGACCACCACTATCCCGAGGAACGTCCCGCCCGCGAGGTGCGGGTGGACCCCTTCCGGATCGATGCCTACCCGGTCACCAACCGCCGGTTCATGGAGTTCGTAGCCGACACCGGCTACGTGACCTTCGCCGAGCGTCCTCCCGATCCCAGTCTCTACCCGGGGGCTCGTCCGGCGGACCTGGTGCCGGGCTCGCTGGTGTTCGGGATGACGGACGGGCCTGTGGACCTGGGGGACTTCCGCAACTGGTGGGCATGGACGCCGGGCGCCGACTGGCGCCGGCCGCTCGGGCCCGGCTCGTCGCTGGATGGGCTGGACGACCATCCCGTGGTGCACGTCGCCTACCCCGACGCGGTGGCCTTCGCCCGCTGGGCCGGCATGCGCCTCCCGTCGGAGGCCCAGTGGGAGTATGCCGCCCGGGGAGGTCTCGAGGGAGCCGAGTTCGCCTGGGGCGATCAGGACTTCCAGGAGACAATGCCTCGCGCCAACACCTGGCAGGGCCGGTTCCCCTACGAGAACACGGAGCTGGACGGCTGGACCCGGACCAGCCCGGCCGGCTCCTACGCCCCCAACGGCTACGGCCTGTACGACATGATCGGCAACGTCTGGGAGTGGACCTCCACCCGCTACCGGGAGGGGCCACCGACGGCCGGGTCAAGGTGTTGCGGCCCGCCCAGGAGCGAGCAGCACACCCTGATCCACAAACCGGACCCCTTCCCCTCCCGCACCATCAAGGGCGGGTCGCACCTGTGCACGATCCAGTACTGCTTCCGCTACCGCCCGGCTGCCCGCCAGCCGCAGACGATCGACACCTCCGCCGGGCACATCGGGTTCCGCTGCGTATCGCCCGCATGA
- a CDS encoding type I glyceraldehyde-3-phosphate dehydrogenase gives MTIGLMGFGRIGRNVFRQIGGDEKARVAAISDIADPEALAYLLQYDSIYGPFPEPVSLEDGILVVGDSRIPLIEGVEPGDVDWAALGVETVVQATGKYRTAEWCSRHLSAGAKRVILASTPEEPGDLPLLLSGVTDRVLDGDPPIVATGSNTSNAIAPLIQVLDRHFGIDQMFFTTIHAYTNRARLGDVPSGGFRASRAAGENIIPVTSNTDDILSGVFPHLAGRISSKALNVPVDDGSTVDAVTRLRTETTVSEVNAAVREACRGYPGVFGFTEDPIVSSDVRGSTFSGIFDSLSTMVIGGNLLKTIVWFDTGWGYSARIVELLRRYHSEGA, from the coding sequence GTGACGATCGGTCTGATGGGCTTCGGCCGTATCGGCCGCAACGTGTTCCGCCAGATCGGCGGCGACGAGAAGGCACGCGTGGCTGCGATCAGCGACATCGCGGACCCGGAGGCCCTGGCGTACCTGCTCCAGTACGACTCGATCTACGGCCCCTTCCCGGAGCCGGTGTCGCTCGAGGACGGCATCCTGGTGGTCGGAGATTCCCGCATCCCCCTCATCGAAGGGGTCGAGCCGGGAGACGTGGACTGGGCGGCGCTCGGGGTGGAGACGGTCGTGCAAGCCACCGGCAAGTACCGGACGGCCGAGTGGTGCAGCCGGCATCTGAGCGCCGGTGCCAAGAGGGTGATCCTGGCCTCGACACCGGAGGAACCCGGCGATCTCCCACTCCTGCTCAGCGGCGTGACGGACCGCGTGCTCGACGGCGATCCGCCGATCGTGGCCACGGGCTCCAACACCTCGAACGCCATAGCCCCCCTGATCCAGGTCCTCGACCGGCACTTCGGGATCGACCAGATGTTCTTCACCACCATCCACGCCTATACCAACCGCGCCCGGCTCGGCGACGTGCCCAGCGGGGGTTTCCGGGCCAGCAGGGCGGCGGGCGAGAACATCATCCCGGTCACCAGCAACACCGATGACATCCTGTCCGGCGTCTTTCCCCACCTGGCGGGGCGGATTTCCTCCAAGGCCCTCAACGTCCCCGTCGATGACGGATCGACTGTAGACGCGGTGACCCGTCTCCGGACCGAGACCACCGTGAGCGAGGTGAACGCGGCGGTGAGGGAGGCATGTCGCGGCTATCCGGGTGTCTTCGGCTTCACCGAAGACCCGATCGTCTCGAGTGACGTGCGAGGCTCGACCTTCTCGGGCATTTTCGACAGCCTGTCCACGATGGTGATCGGAGGCAACCTCCTCAAGACGATCGTCTGGTTCGACACGGGCTGGGGCTACTCGGCCCGCATCGTCGAGTTGCTCCGCCGGTACCACTCCGAGGGGGCGTGA
- the gap gene encoding type I glyceraldehyde-3-phosphate dehydrogenase: MTTRVAINGFGRIGRAVLRIILDRPSSPIEVVAINDLADHEVLAYLLRRDSVMGTLEKRVTVRDGRMTVGGHHILMVRESSPSALPWRELGVDLVIESTGAFRTRDLLEQHLAAGAGRVLLTVPAKDGIDSTVVLGVNEGDVEATDRIISNASCTTNCLAPVAKVLDDAFGIVRGVMTTVHAYTNDQRLADVPHKDLRRSRAATENIIPTSTGAARAVGTVLPALAGRLDGMAMRVPVPDGSLVELVAELSTDVTAEAVNGALRSAARGPMRNVLQYSEEPLVSSDIIGNDHSSIFDAGGTEVLGDRLVKVVAWYDNEWGYSSRVVDLIELLGSMPPPAW; the protein is encoded by the coding sequence ATGACCACGAGGGTCGCCATAAACGGCTTCGGTCGGATCGGGCGAGCGGTCCTGAGGATCATCCTCGACCGCCCCTCCTCCCCCATCGAGGTGGTGGCCATCAACGATCTGGCCGACCATGAGGTCCTCGCCTACCTGCTCCGGCGCGACTCGGTGATGGGCACGCTGGAAAAGAGGGTGACGGTACGGGACGGCAGGATGACCGTGGGCGGTCACCACATCCTGATGGTTCGGGAGTCCTCGCCGTCAGCCCTGCCCTGGCGCGAGCTCGGCGTGGACCTGGTGATCGAATCCACCGGGGCCTTCCGTACCCGGGATCTGCTCGAACAGCACCTGGCAGCCGGCGCCGGAAGGGTCCTGCTCACGGTGCCCGCCAAGGACGGCATCGATTCCACCGTCGTGCTCGGGGTCAACGAGGGCGATGTCGAGGCCACGGACCGGATCATCTCGAACGCCTCCTGCACCACCAACTGCCTGGCCCCGGTGGCCAAGGTGCTCGATGACGCCTTCGGCATCGTGCGGGGCGTGATGACCACCGTCCACGCCTACACGAACGACCAGCGGCTGGCCGACGTGCCCCACAAGGATCTCCGCCGTTCGAGGGCCGCGACCGAGAACATCATCCCGACCTCCACCGGCGCCGCCCGGGCGGTCGGGACGGTGCTGCCGGCCCTCGCCGGAAGGCTGGACGGGATGGCCATGCGGGTACCGGTGCCCGACGGGTCCCTCGTGGAACTGGTAGCGGAGCTGTCCACCGACGTAACCGCCGAGGCCGTGAACGGAGCGCTGCGGAGCGCGGCGCGGGGGCCGATGAGAAACGTGCTGCAGTACTCGGAGGAGCCGCTGGTGTCATCCGACATCATCGGGAACGACCATTCCAGCATCTTCGACGCCGGCGGGACCGAGGTGCTGGGTGACCGGCTCGTCAAGGTGGTGGCGTGGTACGACAACGAGTGGGGATACTCCAGCCGGGTGGTGGACCTGATCGAACTCCTGGGCTCGATGCCCCCGCCGGCCTGGTAG